A genomic stretch from Paraburkholderia dioscoreae includes:
- a CDS encoding sigma-54 interaction domain-containing protein — MMNDWAGLPATYGDVLRRAMDSLFRTFENFSEGTFIVDADARVVWINKRYAARFGFSDPEQAIGRDCEAVIPNSLMREVVKTGKPILLDILETDREPLVVTRLPLKDDAGATVGAVGFALFDELKALTPLFSHYSRVQEELIATRQSLAQARRAKYTFGSFVGTSAASLEVKRQARRAAQLESPVLLLGETGTGKELLAHAIHGGSARANQPLVTVNVAAIPDTLLEVEFFGAAPGAYTGADRKGRVGKFELANGGTLFLDEIGDMPLPLQGKLLRVLQDKEFEPLGSNRIVRADVRIIAATSADLPALVAAGRFRADLFYRLNVLAIHAPPLRERTSDIEALAYAMLEDLSTQASGASHFELQDDALRLLCSYGWPGNVRELRNTLERAVMLSDSERIDGRALAPFIGSAHGGGHRRQAAPDVLSPARAPDAQAGAPEPASWSDAMAAFEKRFLTDALRANGGRVIETASQIGMGRATLYKKIAAYGIGV, encoded by the coding sequence ATGATGAACGACTGGGCGGGCCTGCCTGCCACTTACGGCGACGTATTGCGCCGGGCGATGGATTCGCTCTTCCGCACATTCGAAAATTTCAGCGAAGGCACGTTTATCGTCGACGCCGACGCGCGCGTGGTCTGGATCAACAAGCGCTATGCGGCGCGCTTCGGTTTTTCGGACCCGGAGCAGGCCATTGGCCGCGATTGCGAGGCCGTGATTCCCAACAGCCTGATGCGCGAGGTCGTGAAGACCGGCAAACCGATTCTGCTCGATATTCTGGAAACGGACCGCGAACCGCTCGTCGTGACGCGTCTGCCGCTGAAGGACGACGCGGGCGCCACGGTCGGCGCCGTCGGGTTCGCGCTCTTCGATGAATTGAAGGCGCTCACGCCGCTCTTTTCCCACTACTCGCGCGTGCAGGAAGAGTTGATTGCGACGCGCCAGTCGCTCGCGCAGGCGCGGCGGGCCAAATATACGTTCGGCAGTTTTGTCGGCACGAGCGCGGCCAGTCTCGAAGTGAAGCGCCAGGCGCGCCGCGCGGCGCAACTCGAATCGCCGGTGCTGCTGCTCGGCGAAACCGGCACCGGCAAGGAGCTGCTCGCGCATGCCATCCACGGCGGCTCGGCGCGCGCGAATCAGCCGCTGGTGACGGTCAACGTCGCGGCGATTCCCGATACCTTGCTCGAAGTCGAATTCTTCGGCGCCGCGCCCGGCGCGTACACAGGCGCGGACCGCAAAGGGCGCGTCGGCAAATTCGAACTTGCGAACGGCGGTACGCTGTTTCTCGACGAAATCGGCGACATGCCGCTGCCTTTGCAAGGCAAGCTGCTGCGGGTGCTGCAGGACAAGGAGTTCGAGCCGCTAGGCTCGAACCGGATCGTGCGCGCGGATGTGCGGATCATCGCGGCAACCTCGGCTGATCTGCCTGCGCTGGTCGCGGCGGGGCGCTTTCGCGCGGATCTGTTCTACCGGCTGAACGTGCTGGCTATTCACGCGCCCCCCTTGCGCGAGCGGACGTCCGATATCGAAGCGCTTGCCTATGCGATGCTCGAAGATCTGTCGACGCAGGCAAGTGGCGCCAGTCACTTCGAATTGCAGGACGACGCGTTGCGGCTGCTGTGTTCGTATGGGTGGCCGGGCAACGTGCGCGAATTGCGCAACACGCTGGAGCGCGCCGTGATGCTTTCCGACAGCGAGCGGATCGACGGGCGGGCACTGGCGCCGTTTATCGGCTCGGCGCATGGCGGCGGGCATCGTCGTCAGGCGGCACCCGATGTGCTATCCCCGGCGCGAGCCCCCGATGCGCAAGCCGGCGCGCCTGAACCAGCCTCGTGGAGCGACGCGATGGCGGCTTTCGAGAAGCGTTTCCTGACCGACGCCTTACGCGCCAACGGCGGTCGCGTGATCGAGACGGCCAGCCAGATCGGCATGGGCCGTGCCACCCTCTATAAGAAGATCGCGGCATACGGCATCGGCGTTTGA
- a CDS encoding GntP family permease, which produces MSFVIVLAALAFLMFAAYRGYSVILFAPVAALGAVLLTDPAAVAPVFTGIFMDKMVGFVKLYFPVFLLGAVFGKVIELSGFSESIVAAAIRYIGRSRANAVIVAVCALLTYGGVSLFVVVFAVYPFAAELYRQSNIPKRLMPGAIALGAFSFTMDSLPGTPQIQNIIPTTFFKTTSWAAPALGVIGSLFIIVVGLTYLEWRRRSAMATGEGYGTDLVNEPERVESKQLPHPLLAVAPLVLVGVANFLLTRWIPNWYGASYTIAPDILPGIHAPVTTTIKAVVAIWAVEGALLLGIVMVVITAFNRVRERFAIGTKAAVAGALLASLNTASEYGFGGVIAALPGFLVVSNALKSIPNPLVNAAVSVSSLAGITGSASGGMSIALAAMSDVFIKGAEAAHIPMEVLHRVVAMASGGMDTLPHNGAVITLLAVTGLTHRQSYRDIFAVTVIKTMAVFFVIAVYYATGLV; this is translated from the coding sequence ATGTCCTTTGTCATCGTCCTCGCCGCACTGGCGTTTCTGATGTTTGCCGCATACCGCGGCTACAGCGTCATTCTATTTGCGCCTGTCGCCGCGCTCGGCGCCGTTCTGTTGACCGATCCGGCCGCCGTCGCGCCCGTTTTCACCGGCATCTTCATGGATAAGATGGTCGGCTTCGTGAAGCTCTATTTCCCGGTGTTCCTGTTAGGCGCCGTGTTCGGCAAGGTCATCGAACTGTCGGGCTTCTCGGAATCGATCGTGGCCGCCGCGATCCGCTATATCGGCCGCTCGCGTGCCAATGCGGTGATCGTTGCGGTGTGCGCGCTGCTCACCTACGGCGGCGTCTCGCTGTTCGTGGTGGTGTTCGCGGTCTATCCGTTCGCGGCCGAGCTGTACCGTCAAAGCAATATTCCGAAGCGCCTGATGCCCGGCGCAATCGCTCTCGGTGCGTTCTCGTTCACAATGGATTCGCTGCCCGGCACGCCGCAGATCCAGAACATCATCCCGACCACCTTCTTCAAGACGACCTCGTGGGCCGCGCCCGCGCTCGGCGTGATCGGCTCGCTGTTCATCATCGTGGTCGGACTTACGTACCTGGAATGGCGCCGCCGCTCGGCGATGGCGACCGGCGAAGGTTACGGCACGGATCTGGTCAACGAGCCGGAGCGCGTGGAATCGAAGCAACTGCCGCATCCGTTGCTGGCGGTTGCGCCGCTGGTTCTGGTCGGCGTCGCGAACTTCCTGCTGACCCGCTGGATTCCGAACTGGTACGGCGCGTCGTACACCATTGCGCCGGACATCCTGCCGGGCATCCACGCACCGGTCACCACGACCATCAAGGCCGTAGTCGCAATCTGGGCCGTGGAAGGCGCACTGCTCCTCGGTATCGTCATGGTCGTCATCACGGCGTTCAACCGCGTGCGCGAACGCTTCGCGATCGGCACCAAGGCTGCGGTGGCCGGCGCACTGCTGGCTTCGCTGAATACGGCGTCGGAATATGGCTTCGGTGGTGTGATCGCGGCGTTGCCGGGCTTTCTGGTGGTCAGCAACGCGCTGAAGAGCATTCCTAATCCGCTCGTCAATGCAGCCGTTTCGGTGAGTTCGCTGGCCGGTATCACAGGTTCGGCGTCGGGCGGCATGAGCATCGCGCTCGCGGCCATGTCGGACGTGTTCATCAAGGGTGCGGAAGCCGCGCATATCCCGATGGAAGTGCTGCACCGTGTGGTCGCAATGGCGAGCGGCGGTATGGATACGCTGCCGCACAACGGCGCGGTGATTACGCTGCTGGCGGTCACGGGCTTGACGCATCGCCAGTCGTATCGCGACATTTTCGCGGTTACCGTGATCAAGACAATGGCGGTCTTCTTTGTGATCGCTGTCTATTACGCGACCGGCCTGGTCTGA
- a CDS encoding fimbrial protein gives MKSMISSILIATGGVLSLAPVGAHAADGTINFSGAVLDTTCSINGTASGTSANLSVTLPSVSASALTTSGAVAGISNAADVRLVLTGCTGAATKAIANFENGQTIDQSTGLLANQGGTAKNVEVQLLNEQMQPINVLTGTNNDIGTNGVAIAGGAATLQYYARYYALDAAQAGSVYTSIQYTIQYQ, from the coding sequence ATGAAATCCATGATCTCCTCAATCCTGATAGCTACCGGCGGTGTGTTGAGTCTTGCGCCGGTTGGCGCCCATGCGGCTGACGGTACGATCAATTTCAGCGGCGCTGTGTTAGACACCACTTGCTCGATCAACGGCACGGCGAGTGGTACTTCCGCCAACCTGTCAGTCACGTTGCCGTCGGTTTCGGCCAGTGCGCTTACGACATCAGGCGCCGTGGCCGGTATATCGAACGCGGCGGATGTGAGACTTGTCTTGACGGGTTGCACTGGCGCGGCCACCAAGGCGATTGCGAACTTCGAGAATGGCCAGACGATCGACCAGTCAACGGGCCTTCTGGCGAACCAGGGCGGCACCGCGAAAAATGTGGAAGTTCAACTGCTCAACGAGCAAATGCAGCCGATCAATGTGCTGACGGGCACGAACAACGATATCGGCACGAACGGGGTGGCCATTGCCGGCGGGGCGGCAACGCTGCAGTATTACGCACGGTATTACGCGCTCGATGCCGCTCAGGCGGGTTCGGTCTATACGTCGATTCAATACACGATCCAATATCAGTAA
- a CDS encoding fimbrial protein → MKLSLPAVAIAACSLFGLVPLGAHAADGTISFTGTVTDSTCSINGNASGTPADKSVTLAPVSSGSLASAGAVAGTSNPTDLQLNLTGCSGTATKAIARFENGPSVDQSNGYLSNMGGTAQNVEVRLLNAQMQPINVATGANNDIATNAATITGDKATLQYFAQYYATGVAAPGTVSSSVQYTMEYQ, encoded by the coding sequence ATGAAGTTATCCCTCCCCGCAGTCGCGATCGCCGCCTGCAGTCTGTTCGGTCTCGTCCCCCTTGGCGCCCATGCGGCGGATGGCACGATCTCCTTCACGGGCACCGTGACGGATAGCACGTGTTCGATCAATGGCAACGCGAGCGGCACTCCCGCCGATAAATCGGTCACGTTGGCGCCGGTTTCGAGCGGTTCGCTTGCGTCGGCAGGCGCAGTAGCCGGTACGTCGAACCCCACGGATCTGCAATTGAATCTGACGGGCTGCAGCGGTACGGCCACCAAGGCGATTGCACGCTTTGAGAACGGTCCGTCGGTCGACCAATCGAATGGCTATCTCTCGAACATGGGCGGCACCGCGCAAAACGTGGAGGTTCGTCTCCTTAACGCACAGATGCAGCCGATCAACGTCGCGACGGGCGCGAACAACGATATCGCGACGAACGCGGCAACCATCACGGGCGACAAGGCAACCCTGCAGTACTTCGCGCAGTATTACGCGACGGGCGTTGCGGCTCCCGGCACGGTCAGCTCGTCCGTTCAATACACGATGGAGTATCAGTGA
- a CDS encoding serine hydrolase domain-containing protein, with translation MQPAGLSASGLTALTNAMQGYVERGEVAGVVAMVWRRGEIGYFEPLGLRDEAAQLPMERDTLFRIASMTKPVTSAAILMLIEEDRLALDTPVSLWLPELSAPRVLRDPTGPLDQTDPARASLTVLDLLTHRAGFAYHFTATGPLSEAYAAAFNGFEAHMDGNAWLARIADLPLMFQPGSRWHYGIATDVLGVLIERVSGMPLGEFFRTRIFEPLGMRDTAFWVPDAQLTRLATAYGVEPGTRRRVVEDHPSSSRWANPDRFQSGGGGLISTAQDYLQFAQLLLGRGRVGVTRLLSHRSVDLMRSNFLTRDQRRVPAFGHVQWAGQGFGLGLSIVDDPAQQLPLGYRSVGSFGWPGAYGTSWFADPVEDLIGLMLIQRRSIEPFPMAVDFERRVYDAIDD, from the coding sequence ATGCAACCAGCAGGACTCTCCGCGTCTGGGCTGACGGCGCTGACCAACGCCATGCAAGGCTACGTGGAGCGCGGTGAAGTTGCGGGGGTGGTCGCGATGGTCTGGCGGCGCGGCGAGATTGGCTACTTCGAGCCGCTTGGTTTGCGAGATGAAGCCGCGCAGTTGCCGATGGAGCGCGACACTCTGTTCCGCATTGCCTCCATGACCAAGCCGGTGACGAGCGCCGCGATCCTGATGCTGATCGAAGAGGATCGGCTCGCACTCGACACGCCGGTCTCCCTCTGGTTGCCGGAACTGTCCGCGCCGCGTGTGCTGCGCGATCCCACCGGCCCGCTGGACCAGACCGATCCGGCCAGAGCGTCGCTCACCGTGCTGGATCTGCTGACCCACCGCGCCGGTTTCGCCTATCATTTCACGGCGACCGGGCCGCTCTCGGAAGCTTACGCTGCTGCTTTCAACGGTTTCGAAGCGCATATGGACGGCAACGCCTGGCTCGCCCGCATCGCGGATTTGCCGCTGATGTTTCAGCCCGGCTCCCGCTGGCACTACGGCATCGCGACCGATGTGCTCGGCGTGCTGATCGAACGCGTGAGCGGCATGCCGCTCGGCGAGTTTTTCCGGACCCGGATTTTCGAGCCGCTTGGTATGCGCGACACCGCTTTCTGGGTGCCCGACGCACAACTTACCCGACTGGCCACCGCCTATGGCGTGGAACCGGGCACGCGGCGGCGGGTGGTCGAAGATCACCCGTCGTCGAGCCGATGGGCGAATCCGGACCGATTCCAGAGCGGCGGCGGCGGCCTGATTTCGACCGCGCAGGACTATCTGCAATTCGCGCAACTGCTGCTCGGGCGCGGGCGGGTCGGCGTGACGCGTTTGCTGTCGCATCGCTCCGTCGACCTGATGCGCTCCAATTTTCTGACGCGCGACCAACGCCGCGTGCCGGCCTTCGGGCATGTGCAGTGGGCAGGGCAGGGGTTCGGCCTCGGCTTGTCCATCGTCGACGACCCGGCGCAGCAGTTGCCGCTCGGCTATCGCTCGGTGGGTTCGTTCGGCTGGCCGGGCGCATATGGCACGAGCTGGTTCGCCGATCCTGTGGAAGACCTGATTGGCCTGATGCTGATTCAGCGGCGCTCCATCGAACCGTTTCCTATGGCAGTCGACTTCGAACGCCGCGTGTACGATGCAATTGACGATTGA
- a CDS encoding H-NS histone family protein produces the protein MASYKQLTAQLEKLHKEVAAAREKEIAQAIAEIKQKVAEYDLTAEELGFTSRRTVGRKTASVAKYRNPKTGETWSGRGRSPAWLAGKNRERFLIEV, from the coding sequence ATGGCCTCGTACAAGCAGTTGACTGCCCAGCTCGAAAAACTCCACAAGGAAGTCGCGGCTGCGCGTGAGAAGGAAATTGCGCAGGCGATCGCCGAGATCAAACAGAAGGTTGCCGAATACGACCTGACTGCCGAAGAGCTGGGTTTTACGAGCAGGCGCACCGTGGGCCGTAAAACGGCTTCGGTTGCCAAGTATCGCAATCCGAAAACCGGCGAGACGTGGAGTGGCCGCGGCCGCTCGCCTGCATGGCTCGCGGGCAAGAATCGCGAGCGCTTTCTGATCGAAGTCTGA